In Paludisphaera mucosa, one DNA window encodes the following:
- a CDS encoding PAS domain-containing hybrid sensor histidine kinase/response regulator, with protein sequence MSQDGAQDADAESVARLRAEIEELRLRLGEAEETIRAIRHGEVDAFVVAAGADADAEDDRVITLETAEHPYRRLVEAMHQAALTVAADGTILYANRAFARAVLRPSEAILGRPVGDLIAEAGRPTLAEVLARGAGARGEVLLLRGDGESLPVRVATGEPAGEGVACLIITDLTDQRRLAEVVAAETLSRSILEQAVDAIVVGDPGGTLIRAGVAVRRLCGRDPRGLGFDEAFPLIRRGGAAGSPFVLPISRVISGETVRGVEVSLTAAEGARGRDLDLLLSVGPLKDVEGIVVGFVATLTDVTELRRAEEALREADRRKDEFLATLAHELRNPLSAIANAARVARLAPDEASGRGWALDVVDRQGRQLAHLVDDLLDVSRISLGKIELRKEALDARVVVERAAQAVRPQLAAKSQALDLALDEGPLPVDADPTRLEQVLVNLLANASKYTDASGRIAIVARAEGGRATLRVEDDGIGIAPGDLGRIFELFGQVDDSIARSHGGLGIGLTLVRRLVELHGGDVAAESAGLGRGSAFTVRLPLAREAAEAPAPAVAAPPSRPPAGGRILLVDDNVDGVSGLARLLRERGFDVRTAHDGPAALAAAEADLPAVAVLDIGLPGMDGYELAARLRGRFGGRVALYAVSGYGREEDVRRAKQAGFDGYLVKPVDVDMLLQSLPTAAAPRAGR encoded by the coding sequence ATGTCTCAGGACGGTGCGCAAGACGCCGACGCCGAGTCGGTCGCGCGGCTGAGGGCCGAGATCGAGGAGCTGCGGCTGCGCCTGGGCGAGGCCGAGGAGACGATCCGCGCCATCCGCCACGGCGAGGTCGACGCCTTCGTCGTCGCCGCCGGGGCCGACGCCGACGCCGAGGACGACCGGGTGATCACCCTGGAGACGGCCGAGCACCCCTATCGCCGCCTCGTCGAGGCGATGCACCAGGCGGCGCTTACGGTGGCGGCCGACGGCACGATCCTGTACGCCAACCGCGCGTTCGCCCGGGCCGTGCTGCGGCCCAGCGAGGCGATCCTGGGCCGGCCGGTCGGCGACCTGATCGCCGAGGCCGGCCGTCCCACGCTCGCCGAGGTCCTCGCCCGGGGCGCGGGGGCGCGGGGCGAGGTGCTGCTGCTCCGAGGCGACGGCGAGAGCCTGCCGGTGCGGGTGGCGACGGGCGAGCCGGCCGGCGAGGGGGTGGCCTGCCTGATCATCACCGACCTGACCGACCAGCGCCGGCTCGCCGAGGTCGTCGCCGCCGAGACCCTCTCGCGGTCGATCCTCGAGCAGGCCGTCGACGCCATCGTCGTCGGCGACCCGGGCGGCACCCTGATCCGCGCCGGCGTGGCGGTCCGGCGGCTCTGCGGGCGAGATCCGCGGGGGCTGGGCTTCGACGAGGCCTTCCCCCTGATCCGCCGCGGCGGCGCGGCGGGCTCGCCGTTCGTGCTGCCGATCTCGCGGGTCATCTCCGGCGAGACGGTCCGGGGCGTGGAGGTCAGCCTGACGGCGGCCGAGGGCGCGCGGGGGCGCGACCTGGACCTGCTGCTGAGCGTCGGCCCGCTCAAGGACGTCGAGGGGATCGTGGTCGGCTTCGTCGCCACGCTCACCGACGTCACCGAGCTGCGCCGCGCCGAGGAGGCCCTCCGCGAGGCCGACCGCCGCAAGGACGAGTTCCTGGCCACGCTCGCCCACGAGCTGCGCAACCCCCTGTCCGCCATCGCCAACGCGGCGCGGGTCGCCCGCCTGGCCCCCGACGAGGCGTCGGGCCGGGGCTGGGCCCTGGACGTCGTCGACCGCCAGGGCCGCCAGCTCGCGCACCTGGTCGACGACCTGCTCGACGTCTCGCGGATCAGCCTGGGGAAGATCGAGCTGCGCAAGGAGGCCCTCGACGCCCGCGTCGTCGTCGAGCGCGCCGCCCAGGCCGTCCGGCCCCAGCTCGCCGCCAAGTCGCAGGCGCTCGACCTGGCCCTCGACGAGGGCCCGCTCCCCGTCGACGCCGACCCGACGCGGCTGGAGCAGGTCCTGGTCAACCTGCTCGCGAACGCGTCCAAGTACACCGACGCGTCGGGCCGGATCGCGATCGTCGCCCGGGCCGAGGGGGGCCGTGCGACGCTCCGCGTCGAGGACGACGGCATCGGCATCGCCCCGGGAGACCTGGGGCGGATCTTCGAGCTGTTCGGCCAGGTCGACGACTCGATCGCCCGCTCGCACGGCGGCCTCGGCATCGGCCTGACGCTGGTGCGGCGGCTCGTGGAGCTGCACGGCGGCGACGTCGCCGCCGAGAGCGCCGGCCTGGGCCGCGGCAGCGCCTTCACCGTCCGGCTCCCCCTGGCCCGCGAGGCGGCCGAGGCCCCGGCGCCGGCCGTCGCGGCCCCCCCCTCGCGCCCGCCCGCCGGCGGCCGCATCCTGCTCGTCGACGACAACGTCGACGGCGTGTCGGGCCTCGCCCGGCTCCTGCGGGAACGCGGCTTCGACGTCCGGACCGCCCACGACGGCCCCGCCGCGCTCGCGGCGGCCGAGGCCGACCTCCCCGCGGTCGCGGTCCTCGACATCGGCCTGCCCGGCATGGACGGCTACGAGCTGGCCGCGCGGCTCCGCGGCCGCTTCGGCGGCCGGGTCGCGCTCTACGCGGTCTCGGGCTACGGCCGGGAGGAGGACGTCCGCCGGGCGAAGCAGGCCGGCTTCGACGGCTACCTCGTCAAGCCCGTCGACGTCGACATGCTCCTGCAATCGCTCCCCACCGCCGCCGCGCCCCGGGCGGGCCGCTGA
- a CDS encoding circadian clock KaiB family protein, whose translation MDRELESDAGDGAPPEADGVIELRLYIAGQTPKSVAALANLRRVCEENIAAGRYRIEVIDLVEQPARARTDQIVAIPTLVRRLPAPLRKVIGDLSNADRVLVGLQIDP comes from the coding sequence ATGGATCGCGAGCTTGAATCGGACGCGGGCGACGGGGCCCCGCCCGAAGCCGACGGGGTGATCGAGCTGCGGCTCTACATCGCCGGCCAGACGCCCAAGTCGGTCGCCGCCCTGGCGAACCTGCGGCGGGTCTGCGAGGAGAACATCGCCGCCGGCCGCTACCGGATCGAGGTGATCGACCTGGTCGAGCAGCCGGCCCGCGCCCGGACCGACCAGATCGTGGCCATCCCCACCCTGGTCCGCCGGCTCCCCGCGCCGCTCCGGAAGGTGATCGGCGACCTGTCCAACGCCGACCGCGTGCTCGTCGGCCTCCAGATCGACCCCTAA
- the kaiC gene encoding circadian clock protein KaiC yields the protein MSNGAETTAVGGRGGVGREARALPKVPTGIEGLDEILGGGLPRGRPTLICGSAGCGKTLFGMEFLVKGVLLHGEPGVFMAFEESEEELTQNVRSLGFDLDRLVEEGRFAVDYVHIDRSEIEENGEYDLEGLFIRLGLAIDSIGAKRVVLDTLETLFGGLSNEAVLRAELRRLFRWLKEKGVTAVITAERGDGTLTRQGLEEYVSDCVILLDHRVYDQVSTRRLRVVKYRGTSHGTNEFPFLIDEEGITVLPVTSMGLQHEASDERVSSGVPQLDAMLGGGGFYRGSSILVSGTAGSGKTSLAGHFAEAACRRGERCLYFAFEESRSQAVRNARSIGLDLQRWIDDGLLLFHATRPTFSGLEVHLASMLKLIRDFRPDVVVVDPISNMISAGTPGEAHAMLLRLIDALKHRQVTALFTSLNSAGDASLEQTDLGISSLIDSWILVRDIELGGERNRGMYILKSRGMAHSNQIREYLLTDRGIALLDVYVGPEGVLTGSMRLAQEAREAAATAAREQEDARRRREVERRRAALEAQIAALRADLDRVEDEATATDEESQARERRRTLDRETMAQSRKVGEDDETAAPRRPTKEGDHGSRA from the coding sequence ATGAGCAACGGGGCGGAAACGACGGCCGTGGGGGGCCGGGGGGGCGTCGGGCGCGAGGCCCGGGCGCTGCCCAAGGTCCCGACGGGGATCGAGGGCCTGGACGAGATCCTGGGGGGCGGCCTGCCCCGGGGCCGGCCCACGCTGATCTGCGGCAGCGCCGGCTGCGGCAAGACGCTGTTCGGCATGGAGTTCCTGGTCAAGGGAGTGCTCCTGCACGGCGAGCCCGGCGTCTTCATGGCCTTCGAAGAGAGCGAGGAGGAGCTGACGCAGAACGTCCGCTCGCTCGGCTTCGACCTCGACCGCCTGGTCGAGGAGGGCCGCTTCGCCGTCGACTACGTGCACATCGATCGCAGCGAGATCGAGGAGAACGGCGAGTACGACCTGGAGGGCCTGTTCATCCGCCTGGGGCTGGCGATCGACTCGATCGGCGCCAAGCGGGTCGTCCTGGACACGCTGGAGACCCTCTTCGGCGGGCTCTCCAACGAGGCGGTCCTCCGCGCCGAGCTGCGGCGGCTCTTCCGGTGGCTGAAGGAGAAGGGGGTGACGGCCGTCATCACCGCCGAGCGGGGCGACGGCACGCTGACCCGGCAGGGCCTGGAGGAGTACGTCTCCGACTGCGTCATCCTGCTCGACCACAGGGTGTACGACCAGGTCTCGACCCGGCGGCTGCGGGTCGTCAAGTATCGGGGGACGAGCCACGGGACCAACGAGTTCCCGTTCCTGATCGACGAGGAGGGCATCACCGTCCTGCCCGTCACGTCGATGGGCCTGCAGCACGAGGCGTCCGACGAGCGGGTCTCCAGCGGCGTGCCCCAGCTCGACGCGATGCTCGGCGGCGGCGGCTTCTACCGGGGGTCGAGCATCCTGGTCTCGGGCACGGCCGGCTCGGGCAAGACGAGCCTCGCCGGCCACTTCGCCGAGGCCGCCTGCCGGCGCGGCGAGCGCTGCCTGTACTTCGCCTTCGAGGAGTCGCGGAGCCAGGCGGTGCGCAACGCGCGGTCGATCGGCCTGGACCTGCAGCGCTGGATCGACGACGGCCTGCTCCTCTTCCACGCCACGCGGCCGACCTTCTCGGGCCTGGAGGTCCACCTGGCGTCGATGCTCAAGCTCATCCGCGACTTCCGCCCGGACGTCGTGGTGGTCGACCCGATCAGCAACATGATCTCCGCGGGCACGCCGGGCGAGGCGCACGCCATGCTGCTGCGGCTGATCGACGCGCTGAAGCACCGCCAGGTGACGGCGCTGTTCACCAGCCTGAACTCGGCCGGCGACGCCAGCCTGGAGCAGACCGACCTGGGGATCTCGTCGCTGATCGACAGCTGGATCCTGGTGCGCGACATCGAGCTGGGGGGCGAGCGCAACCGCGGGATGTACATCCTCAAGTCGCGCGGCATGGCGCACTCCAACCAGATCCGCGAGTACCTGCTGACCGACCGCGGCATCGCGCTTCTGGACGTCTACGTGGGTCCCGAGGGCGTGCTCACCGGCTCGATGCGGCTCGCCCAGGAGGCGCGCGAGGCGGCCGCGACGGCGGCCCGCGAGCAGGAGGACGCCCGCCGCCGCCGCGAGGTCGAACGCCGCCGCGCCGCCCTCGAGGCCCAGATCGCCGCCCTCCGGGCCGATCTGGACCGGGTCGAAGACGAGGCGACGGCCACGGACGAGGAATCGCAGGCCCGCGAACGCCGCCGGACGCTCGACCGCGAGACGATGGCGCAGAGCCGCAAGGTGGGCGAGGACGACGAGACGGCGGCCCCGAGGCGGCCGACGAAGGAGGGGGACCATGGATCGCGAGCTTGA
- a CDS encoding MerR family DNA-binding transcriptional regulator — protein sequence MPRRLNGYLTVKGAAEFLGVSAETLRNWDRSAKLTPRRHPVNGYRLYEKNELEAMLLRVEGRSAPEARPGRAGAVGDEGGER from the coding sequence ATGCCGAGGCGGTTGAACGGGTATCTGACCGTCAAGGGGGCGGCCGAATTCCTGGGCGTCTCGGCCGAGACCCTGCGGAACTGGGACCGGTCCGCCAAGCTGACGCCGCGCCGCCATCCCGTGAACGGCTATCGGCTCTACGAGAAGAACGAGCTGGAGGCGATGCTGCTGCGCGTCGAGGGCCGGTCGGCCCCCGAGGCGCGGCCGGGACGCGCCGGCGCGGTCGGGGACGAAGGCGGGGAGCGATGA